One Halorientalis litorea DNA segment encodes these proteins:
- a CDS encoding 50S ribosomal protein L18, whose protein sequence is MATGPRYNVPMRRRREARTNYHQRLRLLKSGKPRLVARKSNQHMTAQLIVTGPQGDETVTSAHSSDLEEFGWEAPTGNLPAAYLTGLLAGKRALAAGLEEAVLDIGLNTATPGNKVFAVQEGVIDAGLEVPHNDSVLADWSRTRGEHIAEYAEQRDEPLYAGDFDAADLPAHFDSVRETLMEAEL, encoded by the coding sequence ATGGCAACAGGACCACGATACAATGTGCCGATGCGGCGTCGCCGCGAGGCACGAACGAACTACCACCAGAGGTTGCGCCTGCTGAAATCCGGGAAACCCCGGCTGGTCGCTCGCAAGAGCAACCAGCACATGACGGCGCAGCTGATAGTTACCGGACCGCAAGGCGACGAGACGGTCACGAGCGCACACTCCAGCGACCTCGAGGAGTTCGGCTGGGAGGCCCCGACGGGCAACCTCCCCGCCGCCTACCTCACGGGGTTGCTGGCAGGCAAACGCGCGCTCGCGGCCGGACTCGAGGAGGCCGTCCTCGACATCGGCCTCAACACCGCCACCCCGGGCAACAAGGTGTTCGCAGTACAGGAAGGAGTAATCGACGCCGGACTCGAAGTCCCGCACAACGACAGCGTACTCGCGGACTGGTCGCGGACGCGCGGCGAGCACATCGCCGAGTACGCCGAGCAGCGCGACGAGCCGCTGTACGCGGGCGACTTCGACGCCGCGGACCTACCCGCGCACTTCGATTCGGTGCGCGAGACACTGATGGAGGCTGAACTATGA
- a CDS encoding 30S ribosomal protein S17, which yields MALGLNVEEPEETCSDENCPFHGTLGVRGQTLEGEVASTDMDKTVVVEREYDVKVPKYDRFMKRRSRVSAHAAPCMDLQVGDTVRIAETRPLSKTKSHVVVERVAEADPTEVAAADLGGDE from the coding sequence ATGGCGCTAGGACTCAACGTAGAAGAACCGGAGGAGACTTGCTCCGACGAGAACTGCCCGTTCCACGGCACGCTCGGCGTGCGTGGGCAGACGCTCGAAGGTGAAGTCGCCTCCACAGACATGGACAAGACCGTAGTCGTCGAACGCGAGTACGACGTGAAGGTACCCAAGTACGACCGGTTCATGAAACGGCGGTCGCGCGTGTCGGCTCACGCCGCGCCGTGCATGGACTTGCAGGTCGGCGACACGGTCCGTATCGCAGAGACACGACCGCTCTCGAAGACCAAAAGCCACGTCGTCGTGGAACGCGTGGCAGAGGCGGACCCCACCGAAGTGGCGGCCGCGGACCTCGGAGGTGACGAGTGA
- the rpmC gene encoding 50S ribosomal protein L29 gives MTILHPGEIRDMTPAERKAELDDLETELLNSQAVQAAGGAPEDPGRIKEIRKAIARIKTIQREEGDLE, from the coding sequence ATGACCATCCTCCACCCAGGCGAAATCCGTGACATGACGCCTGCCGAACGGAAGGCGGAACTGGACGACCTCGAGACGGAACTGCTGAACTCCCAGGCCGTGCAGGCCGCGGGGGGCGCGCCGGAAGACCCGGGGCGCATCAAGGAGATTCGCAAGGCGATTGCGCGAATCAAGACGATTCAGCGGGAAGAAGGCGATTTGGAGTAA
- a CDS encoding 50S ribosomal protein L6 codes for MTRVALEIPDDVSAEMDHLDLTVEGPNGSVTRRLWYPDVDVTVQDGQVVIESEVADAKTNSTVGTFESHVRNMFHGVTDGWEYEMEVFYSHFPMTVRVEDGAVVIENFLGEKAPRRTDIHGDTEVQVDGEEIVLRGSDIEAVGQTAADIEQLTRVKDKDIRVFQDGVYITAKPNRGGA; via the coding sequence ATGACACGAGTAGCACTCGAGATACCGGACGACGTGTCCGCCGAGATGGACCATCTCGACCTGACGGTCGAGGGGCCAAACGGCAGCGTGACGCGTCGGCTCTGGTATCCGGACGTCGACGTCACTGTCCAGGACGGGCAGGTCGTCATCGAGAGTGAGGTAGCGGACGCAAAGACCAACTCGACGGTCGGCACCTTCGAGAGCCACGTCAGGAACATGTTCCACGGCGTGACCGACGGCTGGGAGTACGAGATGGAAGTCTTCTACTCCCACTTCCCGATGACGGTGCGCGTTGAGGACGGTGCGGTCGTCATCGAGAACTTCCTCGGCGAGAAGGCACCCCGCCGGACCGACATCCACGGGGATACCGAGGTACAGGTCGACGGCGAGGAGATTGTCCTGCGCGGCTCGGACATCGAGGCCGTGGGGCAGACTGCCGCCGACATCGAGCAACTCACGCGCGTCAAGGACAAGGACATCCGGGTCTTCCAAGACGGCGTGTACATCACCGCGAAACCGAACCGAGGTGGTGCCTGA
- a CDS encoding ribonuclease P protein component 1 translates to MALTPATLTRHELIGLPVRVAAASNPDLVGIDGDVVAETTRTLSIESDSGRVRKVPKADATFEFSLPTGETVTVEGDVLVERPARRTERTGDSKWR, encoded by the coding sequence ATGGCACTGACACCCGCGACGCTGACACGACACGAACTCATCGGCCTCCCCGTGCGGGTGGCCGCCGCGTCCAACCCCGACCTCGTCGGTATCGACGGCGACGTCGTGGCCGAGACGACGCGGACGCTCTCCATCGAGAGCGACAGCGGGCGGGTCAGGAAGGTTCCGAAAGCCGACGCGACGTTCGAGTTCTCGCTCCCGACCGGTGAGACGGTCACCGTCGAGGGCGACGTACTCGTCGAACGCCCGGCCAGACGAACGGAACGAACAGGTGATTCGAAATGGCGCTAG
- a CDS encoding 30S ribosomal protein S3 has translation MADEHQFIEDGLQRTQIDEFFADELGRAGYGGMEVAKTPMGTQIVLKAEKPGMVIGKGGKNIRKVTTELEDRFNLEDPQIDVQEVEEPDLNARIVADRLANALERGWYFRKAGHTTIDRIMESGALGAEIILSGKVTGARSRVEKFNRGYIKHNGEPAEEIVDSGQGVAVMKLGTIGVQVKIIPPNAQLPDDFRIYEDADVEDYVADVDDESVEDLLEGEPEGEGEDAAAEADDAAAEAAEPEGDAAVDEEVVEEVVEDDVEVPEEEPDDVDIDDLDEAIEEEVDEEAAEEAEELMDEMEDAEEGDDE, from the coding sequence ATGGCTGACGAACACCAGTTCATCGAGGACGGCCTCCAGCGGACCCAGATAGACGAGTTCTTCGCGGACGAACTCGGCCGCGCGGGCTACGGCGGCATGGAAGTCGCCAAGACGCCGATGGGGACCCAAATCGTCCTCAAGGCCGAGAAGCCCGGGATGGTCATCGGCAAGGGCGGGAAGAACATCCGGAAGGTCACGACGGAACTGGAAGACCGGTTCAACCTCGAAGACCCGCAAATCGACGTGCAGGAAGTCGAGGAACCGGACCTGAACGCCCGTATCGTCGCGGACCGACTGGCGAACGCCCTCGAACGCGGCTGGTACTTCCGGAAGGCCGGTCACACCACCATCGACCGCATCATGGAATCCGGCGCGCTCGGGGCCGAAATCATCCTCTCCGGGAAGGTCACCGGTGCCCGCTCGCGCGTCGAGAAGTTCAACCGCGGGTACATCAAGCACAACGGCGAACCCGCCGAGGAAATCGTCGACTCCGGGCAGGGCGTCGCGGTGATGAAGCTCGGCACCATCGGGGTGCAGGTCAAAATCATCCCGCCGAACGCCCAGCTCCCCGACGACTTCCGCATCTACGAGGACGCGGACGTCGAGGACTACGTCGCCGACGTGGACGACGAGAGCGTCGAGGACCTCCTCGAAGGTGAACCCGAGGGCGAGGGCGAGGACGCGGCCGCCGAGGCCGACGACGCGGCCGCGGAAGCCGCCGAACCCGAAGGCGACGCCGCCGTCGACGAAGAAGTCGTCGAAGAGGTCGTCGAGGACGACGTCGAGGTGCCGGAGGAGGAACCCGACGACGTCGACATCGACGACCTCGACGAAGCAATCGAGGAGGAAGTCGACGAGGAGGCCGCCGAGGAAGCGGAGGAACTGATGGACGAGATGGAAGACGCCGAGGAGGGTGACGACGAATGA
- a CDS encoding 50S ribosomal protein L5 produces MSSDSDSGADFHEMREPRIEKVVVHMGIGQGGRELANAEDILTEITGQQPVRTTAKETVGEFNIRQGDPIGTKVTLRDDAAEEFLETALPLADLSASQFDDTGNFSFGVEEHTEFPSQEYDPTIGIYGLDVTVNLVRPGYRVRKRDKASRSIPTNHRLDPDDAVPFVESTFDVEVNE; encoded by the coding sequence ATGAGTTCGGACTCCGACTCCGGGGCCGACTTCCACGAGATGCGCGAACCGCGCATCGAGAAGGTCGTCGTCCACATGGGTATCGGCCAGGGTGGCCGCGAACTCGCCAACGCCGAAGACATCCTCACGGAGATTACGGGCCAGCAGCCGGTTCGCACCACCGCCAAGGAGACGGTCGGCGAGTTCAACATCCGGCAGGGCGACCCCATCGGGACGAAGGTCACGCTCCGTGACGACGCCGCCGAGGAGTTCCTCGAGACGGCACTGCCGCTGGCCGACCTCTCGGCCTCGCAGTTCGACGACACGGGCAACTTCAGCTTCGGCGTCGAGGAACACACCGAGTTCCCGAGTCAGGAGTACGACCCGACCATCGGAATCTACGGGCTGGACGTGACGGTCAACCTCGTCCGCCCGGGCTACCGCGTCCGCAAGCGCGACAAGGCGTCGCGCTCGATTCCGACGAACCACCGACTCGACCCCGACGACGCAGTCCCGTTCGTCGAGTCGACCTTCGACGTGGAGGTGAACGAATGA
- a CDS encoding uL15m family ribosomal protein gives MTSKKKRQRGSRTHGGGTHKNRRGAGHRGGRGRAGRDKHEFHNYEPLGKSGFKRPQKLKEDVEEIDVRELDEDAALLAADGLAEETDDGYRIDARDVVDDGHDVDAVKVLGGGQVRQTLDIVADDFSDSARELIEDAGGSAELTERGEQRRAEMEADTTTDEEQEEAA, from the coding sequence ATGACGAGCAAAAAGAAACGACAGCGCGGGTCACGCACGCACGGCGGCGGCACGCACAAGAACCGGCGCGGTGCCGGCCACCGCGGCGGCCGCGGGCGTGCGGGACGCGACAAACACGAGTTCCACAACTACGAACCGCTCGGCAAGTCCGGGTTCAAGCGACCCCAGAAGCTCAAAGAGGACGTCGAGGAAATCGACGTTCGCGAACTCGACGAGGACGCGGCCCTGCTGGCCGCCGATGGCCTCGCCGAGGAGACGGACGACGGCTACCGCATCGACGCCCGCGACGTCGTCGACGACGGCCACGACGTCGACGCCGTGAAGGTACTCGGCGGCGGGCAGGTCCGGCAGACGCTCGACATCGTCGCCGACGACTTCTCGGACAGTGCCCGTGAACTCATCGAGGACGCGGGTGGCAGTGCCGAACTGACCGAACGCGGCGAACAGCGTCGGGCCGAGATGGAAGCCGACACAACTACGGACGAGGAGCAAGAAGAGGCGGCTTAG
- a CDS encoding 30S ribosomal protein S14, whose product MSESETEDPEAETEAERDPTGEQTAKRTEQLRACQRCGREQGLVGKYDIWLCRQCFREIARGMGFKKYS is encoded by the coding sequence ATGAGCGAAAGCGAAACGGAAGACCCCGAGGCCGAGACGGAGGCCGAACGCGACCCGACCGGTGAACAGACCGCAAAGCGGACCGAGCAACTCCGCGCGTGTCAGCGCTGTGGCCGCGAGCAGGGTCTCGTCGGCAAGTACGATATCTGGCTGTGTCGACAGTGCTTCCGCGAAATCGCACGCGGTATGGGGTTCAAGAAGTACTCATGA
- the rpmD gene encoding 50S ribosomal protein L30: MQALVQLRGDVNMADDVHDTLQMLNVHDVNHCTLVPETDPYRGMVTKVNDYVAYGEPSQETVETLLRTRGEPLEGDTDIDDEWVADNTDYDDATALAEALLAEETTLRDEGLAPVLRLHPPRGGHDGVKHPAQQGGQLGKHTTEEIDDLLTAMR; this comes from the coding sequence ATGCAGGCACTCGTCCAACTCCGCGGTGACGTGAACATGGCCGACGACGTTCACGACACGCTGCAGATGCTGAACGTCCACGACGTGAACCACTGTACGCTGGTCCCGGAGACGGACCCGTACCGTGGGATGGTCACGAAAGTCAACGACTACGTCGCCTACGGGGAGCCGAGTCAGGAGACGGTCGAGACGCTCCTGCGGACGCGTGGCGAACCGCTTGAAGGCGACACTGATATCGACGACGAGTGGGTCGCGGACAACACCGACTACGACGACGCGACCGCACTCGCGGAGGCACTGCTGGCCGAAGAGACGACGCTCCGGGACGAGGGTCTGGCCCCCGTTCTCCGACTGCACCCGCCACGCGGCGGCCACGACGGCGTCAAACACCCCGCCCAGCAGGGCGGCCAACTCGGCAAACACACAACCGAGGAGATAGACGACCTCCTCACCGCAATGCGATAA
- the secY gene encoding preprotein translocase subunit SecY, with protein sequence MGWKETAEPVLTRMPAVRRPQRHVPFKRKLAWTAGILVLYFFLTNVFLYGLGGESSDIFGQFRSILAGGQGTILQLGIGPIVTASIVLQLLGGADLLGLDTQNNPRDQVLYQGLQKLLVVVMCVLTGLPMVFAGDFLPPANIPGLSTTAVQWILFAQVLLGGILILYMDEVVSKWGVGSGVGLFIIAGVSQSLVGGFFTIPQIGGEQMGLIPTWIGIAIGSVDIGPVLSPNGLQTLLFGQGQIIALFTTVFIFALVVYAESVRVEIPLSNARVKGARGRFPVKLIYASVLPMILVRALQANLQFLGRILYAQLGASGMPNWLGVYSGQQATGGLFYYLAPIRSPGQWMWWLGQTNNSPLQIIARIGVDLTFMVIGGAIFAIFWVETTDMGPEATAQQIHGSGMQIPGFRQNPGVIEKVLERYIPQVTVIGGALVGLLAVMANMLGTIGAVSGTGLLLTVSITYKLYEEIAEEQLMEMHPMMRQMFGDD encoded by the coding sequence ATGGGTTGGAAGGAGACCGCCGAACCGGTACTCACCCGGATGCCTGCCGTCCGTCGCCCACAGCGACACGTCCCGTTCAAGCGAAAGCTGGCGTGGACAGCGGGCATTCTGGTGCTGTATTTCTTCCTGACGAACGTGTTCCTGTACGGACTGGGCGGCGAGAGTTCGGACATCTTCGGGCAGTTCCGCTCGATTCTCGCCGGTGGACAGGGGACCATCCTGCAGTTGGGTATCGGTCCCATCGTCACGGCGTCCATCGTCCTCCAGTTGCTCGGCGGTGCCGACCTCCTCGGGTTGGACACGCAGAACAACCCCCGTGACCAGGTACTGTATCAGGGCCTCCAGAAGCTACTGGTCGTCGTGATGTGCGTGCTGACCGGGTTGCCGATGGTGTTCGCGGGCGACTTCCTGCCACCGGCCAATATCCCCGGCCTCAGTACCACGGCCGTCCAGTGGATTCTGTTCGCACAGGTGCTGCTCGGCGGAATCCTCATCCTGTACATGGACGAGGTGGTCTCGAAGTGGGGGGTCGGTTCCGGTGTCGGGCTGTTCATTATCGCCGGTGTGAGCCAGTCGCTCGTCGGCGGGTTCTTCACCATCCCGCAGATTGGCGGGGAACAGATGGGACTGATTCCGACGTGGATCGGTATCGCCATCGGGAGCGTGGACATCGGGCCGGTCCTGAGTCCGAACGGGCTACAGACGTTGCTGTTCGGACAGGGGCAGATTATCGCCCTGTTCACGACGGTGTTCATCTTCGCGCTGGTCGTCTACGCGGAGAGCGTGCGCGTCGAGATTCCGCTCTCGAACGCACGCGTCAAGGGCGCGCGCGGTCGCTTCCCGGTGAAGCTCATCTACGCGAGCGTCCTGCCGATGATTCTCGTCCGCGCACTGCAGGCGAACCTGCAGTTCCTCGGTCGCATCCTGTACGCACAACTCGGTGCCTCGGGGATGCCGAACTGGCTCGGCGTCTACTCGGGTCAGCAGGCGACCGGTGGGCTGTTCTACTACCTCGCTCCCATCCGGTCACCCGGGCAGTGGATGTGGTGGCTCGGCCAGACGAACAACAGTCCGCTCCAGATTATCGCCCGCATCGGCGTCGACCTGACGTTCATGGTCATCGGCGGAGCCATCTTCGCCATCTTCTGGGTCGAGACGACGGACATGGGACCGGAGGCGACGGCCCAGCAGATTCACGGTTCCGGGATGCAGATTCCCGGCTTCCGGCAGAACCCCGGCGTCATCGAGAAGGTGCTGGAGCGGTACATCCCGCAGGTCACCGTCATCGGCGGTGCCCTCGTCGGCCTGCTCGCCGTCATGGCGAACATGCTCGGCACCATCGGGGCCGTCTCCGGGACGGGCCTGCTCCTGACAGTCTCCATCACGTACAAACTGTACGAGGAGATTGCCGAGGAGCAACTCATGGAGATGCACCCGATGATGCGCCAGATGTTCGGCGACGACTGA
- a CDS encoding 30S ribosomal protein S4e — protein MTKHQKRLSVPNSWPVERKTETFTVKADAGPHGEAGVPLLIVLRDVLGYVDNRKEARYALNQDNVLINGTAVSDEERPVGMFDIMAFTEREEYYRVFPGEGGRLALTPIDEESAGSKLGKIVNKQHVGGGDVQLTLHDGETLLVEEDTEYNGSDSIVVSNDGEEIVAHFPYEEGALVTAVDGAHAGEIGTIDEIQVTPGSSANNVIVEQDDGDSEASDSEGGEAAGGFETVAEYVVVIDENFTGEDSDTESESRQTESDGGDDE, from the coding sequence ATGACGAAACACCAGAAGCGACTGTCGGTGCCCAACTCGTGGCCCGTCGAGCGCAAGACAGAGACGTTCACGGTCAAGGCCGATGCCGGACCGCACGGCGAAGCAGGGGTTCCCCTGCTCATCGTCCTGCGGGACGTGCTGGGCTACGTGGACAACCGCAAGGAGGCTCGCTACGCCCTCAACCAGGACAACGTCCTCATCAACGGGACGGCGGTGTCCGACGAGGAACGCCCGGTGGGCATGTTCGACATCATGGCTTTCACCGAGCGCGAAGAGTACTACCGCGTGTTCCCCGGCGAGGGTGGTCGGCTGGCGCTGACCCCCATCGACGAGGAATCCGCCGGTTCGAAGCTCGGCAAAATCGTCAACAAGCAACACGTCGGCGGCGGTGACGTGCAGTTGACGCTCCACGACGGCGAGACGCTCCTCGTCGAGGAGGACACCGAGTACAACGGCAGCGACTCCATCGTCGTCTCCAACGACGGCGAGGAAATCGTCGCCCACTTCCCCTACGAGGAAGGCGCGCTCGTGACGGCCGTCGACGGTGCTCACGCCGGCGAAATCGGCACCATCGATGAGATTCAGGTCACGCCGGGCAGTTCGGCCAACAACGTCATCGTCGAACAGGACGACGGGGATAGCGAGGCTTCAGACTCGGAAGGCGGCGAAGCCGCCGGTGGCTTCGAGACTGTCGCGGAGTACGTCGTGGTCATCGACGAGAACTTCACGGGCGAGGACTCCGACACGGAGTCCGAGTCTCGTCAGACGGAGTCTGACGGTGGTGATGACGAATGA
- a CDS encoding 50S ribosomal protein L19e yields the protein MTDLSAQKRLAADELDVGENKVWFDPEEQGEIADAITREDVRELIDQGVIRAEDATGNSRGRARERAEKRSYGHQKGAGSRRGKAGGRQDPKEDWADRISAQRDRLRELRGEELTRSEYRELYDRAGGGEFDSVADMERYIENQYGGD from the coding sequence ATGACTGACCTGAGTGCGCAGAAGCGACTCGCGGCGGACGAACTCGATGTCGGGGAGAACAAAGTCTGGTTCGACCCCGAGGAACAGGGCGAGATTGCGGACGCGATTACCCGCGAGGACGTCCGCGAACTCATCGACCAGGGCGTCATCCGGGCCGAGGACGCTACCGGAAACTCCCGCGGGCGTGCCCGCGAGCGTGCGGAGAAACGCTCGTACGGCCACCAGAAGGGTGCCGGGTCGCGGCGGGGCAAGGCGGGCGGCCGTCAAGACCCCAAGGAAGACTGGGCGGACCGAATCAGTGCCCAGCGCGACCGACTGCGTGAACTCCGCGGCGAGGAGTTGACACGGTCGGAGTACCGCGAACTGTACGACCGCGCCGGCGGTGGCGAGTTCGACAGCGTCGCGGACATGGAACGGTACATCGAGAACCAGTACGGAGGTGACTGA
- the rplX gene encoding 50S ribosomal protein L24 codes for MTGQPSKQRTQTERAPLHERHSQVRATLAEDLREEYGQRNVRVNEGDTVEVLRGDYAGEENDVVAVDLKDSVVHVEDVTQETADGEEVPRPLDASNLRVTSLDLSDEKREQRLESEDDSA; via the coding sequence ATGACAGGACAACCATCCAAACAGCGAACGCAGACCGAACGCGCGCCGCTGCACGAGCGTCACTCACAGGTGCGCGCGACGCTGGCCGAGGACCTCCGAGAGGAGTACGGCCAGCGCAACGTGCGCGTCAACGAGGGCGACACGGTCGAAGTCCTCCGCGGCGACTACGCCGGGGAGGAGAACGACGTGGTCGCAGTCGACCTCAAAGACAGCGTCGTGCACGTCGAGGACGTCACGCAGGAGACGGCCGACGGGGAGGAAGTCCCCCGGCCGCTGGACGCCAGCAACCTCCGCGTGACGAGCCTCGACCTGAGCGACGAGAAGCGCGAACAGCGACTCGAATCGGAGGACGATAGCGCATGA
- a CDS encoding 30S ribosomal protein S8, whose protein sequence is MTGTDPLANALSGLNNAESVGHLEQTISPASNEIGSVLEVFYDRGYIDGFSFVDDGKAGEFEVELKGAINECGPVKPRYAAGADEFEKWEKRFLPARDYGTLVVTTSHGVMSHYEAREEGVGGQVIAYVY, encoded by the coding sequence ATGACTGGAACTGACCCACTCGCCAACGCGCTCTCGGGGTTGAACAACGCCGAGAGCGTCGGCCATCTCGAACAGACGATATCGCCCGCCTCGAACGAAATCGGCAGCGTACTCGAAGTCTTCTACGACCGCGGGTACATCGACGGCTTCAGTTTCGTCGACGACGGCAAAGCCGGTGAGTTCGAGGTCGAACTGAAAGGCGCCATCAACGAATGTGGCCCCGTCAAGCCCCGCTACGCGGCGGGTGCGGACGAGTTCGAGAAGTGGGAGAAGCGATTCCTCCCCGCTCGTGACTACGGGACCCTCGTCGTGACGACGAGCCACGGCGTCATGAGCCACTACGAGGCCCGCGAGGAGGGCGTCGGTGGCCAAGTCATCGCATACGTATACTAA
- a CDS encoding 50S ribosomal protein L32e, producing the protein MTDISGVGASKAAALEGAGYETIEDVRRASQDDIAEVDGVGNALAARIKADVGGLEVSEETEAEVEDEGAEAEDVETELQPRGLVEKTPDLSENEARLLNQRKRVNKPKFNRQDHHKKKRVSTSWRRPTGTLSKQRRGFKGKGDTVEAGFRTPKAVRGKHPSGFEEVRVHNVDDLEGVDGDTEAVRIASGVGGRKRERIEDEAEDAGIRVLNPTYEEVEVEE; encoded by the coding sequence CTGACGGACATCAGCGGCGTCGGAGCCTCGAAGGCGGCCGCACTCGAAGGTGCTGGCTACGAGACCATCGAGGACGTGCGCCGCGCGAGTCAGGACGACATCGCGGAGGTCGACGGCGTCGGGAACGCCCTCGCCGCCCGCATCAAGGCGGACGTCGGCGGACTCGAAGTCAGCGAGGAGACCGAGGCCGAAGTTGAGGACGAAGGTGCCGAGGCCGAGGACGTGGAGACGGAACTCCAGCCTCGTGGTCTGGTCGAGAAGACGCCGGACCTCAGCGAGAACGAGGCTCGGCTGTTGAACCAGCGAAAGCGGGTCAACAAGCCGAAGTTCAACCGGCAGGACCACCACAAGAAAAAGCGCGTCTCCACCTCGTGGCGTCGCCCGACCGGGACCCTCTCGAAGCAACGCCGTGGCTTCAAGGGCAAAGGCGACACCGTCGAGGCCGGGTTCCGAACCCCCAAGGCCGTCCGGGGCAAGCACCCGAGCGGTTTCGAGGAGGTTCGCGTCCACAACGTCGACGACCTCGAGGGCGTCGACGGCGACACGGAAGCGGTCCGTATCGCTTCCGGCGTCGGTGGTCGCAAGCGCGAACGCATCGAAGACGAAGCGGAGGACGCGGGCATTCGCGTCCTCAACCCCACCTACGAGGAAGTGGAGGTCGAGGAATGA
- a CDS encoding 50S ribosomal protein L14: MEALGADVTQGLEKGSLVTCADNTGARELRVISISGYSGTHNRHPKGGLGDKITVSVTKGTPEMRRQVLEAVVVRQRKPIRRPDGTRLKFEDNAAVIIDENEEPRGTELKGPIAREVAERFGAVASTATMIV; encoded by the coding sequence ATGGAGGCCCTCGGTGCGGACGTTACGCAGGGCTTGGAGAAAGGCTCGCTCGTCACGTGTGCCGACAACACGGGCGCACGCGAACTCAGGGTCATCAGCATCTCGGGCTACTCCGGGACGCACAACCGCCACCCGAAGGGCGGACTCGGTGACAAGATAACGGTTTCCGTCACTAAGGGGACGCCGGAGATGCGGCGGCAGGTGCTGGAGGCGGTCGTCGTCCGCCAGCGCAAGCCCATCCGACGACCCGACGGCACCCGCCTGAAGTTCGAGGACAACGCGGCGGTCATCATCGACGAGAACGAGGAACCCCGCGGTACCGAACTCAAAGGACCCATCGCACGGGAAGTCGCGGAACGGTTCGGAGCTGTCGCCAGCACGGCGACGATGATAGTATGA
- a CDS encoding 30S ribosomal protein S5, giving the protein MSANDGWEPRTRLGRKVAEGEIDTMQDALTSGLPLKEPEIVDQLVPDLEDEVLDINMVQRMTDSGRRVKFRCVVVVGNRDGLVGYAEGRDDQVGGAIQKAINIGKLNLIDISRGCGSWECGCGRAHTVALRTTGKAGSVEVELRPAPRGLGLAGGETVRHVLELAGIEDIWTRSSGNTRTTVNFAKATFNALQNTAEARIPERTREKREVIE; this is encoded by the coding sequence ATGAGCGCGAACGACGGCTGGGAACCGCGAACGCGGCTGGGTCGGAAGGTTGCAGAGGGTGAAATCGACACGATGCAGGACGCCCTCACCTCCGGCCTGCCGCTGAAGGAACCGGAAATCGTGGACCAACTGGTCCCGGACCTCGAAGACGAGGTACTGGACATCAACATGGTCCAGCGGATGACCGACTCCGGCCGCCGGGTGAAGTTCCGGTGTGTCGTCGTCGTCGGCAACCGCGACGGCCTCGTCGGCTACGCGGAAGGCCGCGACGACCAGGTCGGCGGAGCCATCCAGAAGGCAATCAACATCGGCAAGCTGAATCTCATCGACATCTCCCGTGGCTGTGGGTCGTGGGAGTGTGGCTGTGGGCGCGCCCACACCGTCGCACTGCGGACGACCGGCAAGGCGGGCAGCGTCGAAGTCGAACTCCGCCCGGCCCCGCGTGGGCTCGGGCTCGCGGGCGGGGAGACCGTCCGTCACGTCCTCGAACTCGCCGGTATCGAGGACATCTGGACGCGCAGTAGCGGGAACACCCGCACCACGGTCAACTTCGCCAAGGCGACGTTCAACGCCTTGCAGAACACGGCCGAGGCGCGGATTCCCGAGCGCACGCGGGAGAAACGCGAGGTGATCGAGTGA